The DNA sequence TGTGTCCTCGGTCCACTTTAAGTTTTCATTCTCAGTTTCAATATTAGCGAAATCAGGATGTGTGCATAGAAGACCGTTTGTTTGTAAAGGCAACGCCCAAAGTCCTGCAGCTGCCGCCAGTGCTGCAAGTGGGTCACCTGCCAGGAGATCAAGCGACGGCGAGAAGGCAGAAAGACAGTGGCCAAGTTTTTGGGTTCTCTGGTCCATGAAGGCCCTAGCCAAACAGATCATAAATCTACTGATCTCTATAAGCAGATGGTCACCTTCTCGTTTTAGTTAATGATACACCAGCATGTGTTGAGGGGCTATTATGGGGATTATATGCTTATCAGATGATCATGGGTTCTAATATCTGCTGATAAACGTTAAGGAAATGAATCCGTATTCAGTGGAACGGGATTTTGTTTCTTGGAATACTAATCCCATCCCCGCCTTCTTTTGTTTCTCAGAACGTACTACTGGTATGATGAGAAGGGAAAGAAGACTAAATGCACAGCGCCGCAGTACATAGACTTCGTCATGAGTTCAGTCCAGAAACTCGTCACTGATGAGGACATCTTCCCCACTAAATATGGTGAGTAATGAACCTCTCCTGACACCTAGTGGTGCAACAGAGGCACTGTCATATTTCTGATTGAGTAAACGTGCCTTCAGTACCTAACTTCACCCTACaaagagggttctttgagcaatgccatagaagaaccacttttggttccctaaagaatcaTCTCTGTTAATAGAGATGAGTAAACCTTTAAATAGCAAAAGTATCTTTACAtcaaatgaaggttctttaagaaccttgtacaggttttttttttttttttgagtgtaaAATTATGTgtactttgctgaatttaaAAACCTAATATATGTCTAGATTTATTACATATAaatctaatattaaatatatttattttatattagtaATTGAAACTCGTAGGCCTTTCCAcctccctttttttttgtcccaatacttttgtccatttagtgtgtcAATATTCTCGCACaccttgtttttctcttttggacataatttgaatcttaTATTGTGTCagcattttatgatgaatggatttatatatatattaacatctGAGCTTGTCGACAACAACTTTCTTTATATCCCACTCTCCCCCTGCAGGGAAAGTGTTCCCCAATgcttggttcttctatggcaccactcaaagaaccttgtACAGGTTTCTTTTTTTGAGAGTGTTAAATTTTGTgtactttgctgaatttaaaaaactaatttagatttaaattagattagatttgtaCCACTCATATGGGGCAGGGGATCTGTACCACTCATATGGGACATAGACtattatacaaatatttgtgaacaccctttctaataaatgcgtTACGccattttaagttgcacccattactgacacagctgtgcgaatgcacacacagatgcaTCTTGTATAGACCCTGTAAAGAaatactgctaatagaataggactctctggagcagataaacatgagcctgttGTTTTGTATAAGCCTGTAGGCGTAGACTGTAGGGTTTTAAAGCCCCCCACAGCGTTGAGTTGTAaagcagcagaactgtgttctctggaatggtagatggtgctccatccgatacttttgggatgagctggggaattAGGGATGAGATGgagtgttgatcatccaacatactgacctcactaatgctcttgtcgcagaaagcaatcagatcctcacagcagtgttcaagaaactagtagaaagcctttcttgaacagtacaacaaaagcaggatgagcaAAAAGCCcaatgaatgaccaggtgtcccaatacttttgcccatttaGTGTGTCAATATACTTGCACATCTTGTttttctctttatatatatatatatatatatatatatatatatatatatatatatatatataatatacaaaacCAGCCTGTTTAAATCagaagaataaatacaaatttaaaaagcttttaaaatgtgtatATCATCTGAGCTTGTCGACAACAACTTTCTTCATATCCCACTCTCTCCCCCTGCAGGGAAAGAGTTCCCCAATGCCTTCGATTCACTGGTGAAGAAGATCTGCAGATACCTATTCCACGTGCTGGCCCACATCTACTGGTCTCACTACAAGGAGACGGTGGCGATGGACCTGCACGGACACTTAAACACCCTCTACACACATTTCATCGTTTTTATAAGGGAATTCAATCTGATGGACCCCAAGGAGACTTCCATAATGGATGACCTGACGGAAGCTCTGTGCACCCCCCTGCCCCCAACTCCACAGAACCACGTCACAGAGAGATGAGGCACACACCCCTCTCTGGTCCTGCCTAGCTGGGGTCCCACGCCCTCCTCAACCCCAGGGAGGAGAAAAGGACTACAGCAGCCCCCGCCCCCCCCTGCTGGCGCTGGAACTCGCAGGCCCTTCCACCTCCTGCTTTCTCTGTttttggtttttgttttgttttgttttttaggaCCCAGTCAGTCAGGAGTGGTCAGCCAGGCCTGCAGGGGGCAGCACATGCTGAAATATCCCCCTGAGGCTGTCCTGTCTGTGAGCCTAGCCTCCCTTTAACCAGGAAAAGAAAactgtttcttgttttttttttttttttaagtttcttTAGTTTCTTTTAGTTTGGTTTCCTCAGCCCCTGTCCCGTCCCGCCCCGCACTAATGAGTTTGGGTTCTGAGTATGGGACACTTGCTGGTTTACTTGGTCTCTCCTTTCGTCCATAGTGACATTAGCTCTTCCCCTTTTGGTGTGTTAAGATAGCAGCACTATTGTTACTTTTCTGTCGTGGTTTAATACAGGTGGACTGTAGGGCCAAGTCGTCGACCCAGTGTCTCTTTTAGTCTCCTTAATACGGGGGGgtcttttttgtttagtttgcttttttttttttgttttgtttttggtcGTCGTCCCCATTTGTACACCCCTCACCCTGACCCCTCTCCACCAACTGCTCTCATATCCAGAATCTCTGTATCTGACAAAATTaccataacccccccccccctttaagcGCAACCATATTAGGTAATCTAGAAATCCGGAGAGACTTTACCGCTCTTCAGTGGTCATATGGTCAGATTTGACCCCATCCTGCACTGGAGCCTCCCGAAGGCACTCATGTTGGATCTGTCTAGGGAACCATGTTGGGAAAAAAAACGAAAGGCCGCACTTCATGGCGTGTTTCCTTTCACACGCAGCACGACGACAAAGACAACACTTATTTTGTCTGCTTTACGTTTGAATGCTGTTCTTTTGGGCAGGAAAAGAATAAGCCCAGGCTACTAGAATaagccccttttttttttttttttgtatagtatAGGTCCAGTCAAGGTACATCCCAGGTTTAGTgggaataaacaaaaataaatgaataaaataaataaataaataaataaaagaaggcTAAGggaataatgataataataataatcggtCTGGGATCAGAGGCACAGACATGCAATCATGTCCAAATCGATGTGTCGTCTTGGCTCGCTTCGCAAGGACACTTTCTAAATTTGAGCAGTGGAAAAGAATGTAAATCTAGTCTTTATGTATTTAACTGTTTAAGGCTATTATCCAGAgcgagtgagtgtgagagagaaagcgagaaaaaaaagagagagagcgcgacagagacagacagagagagagagagagagagcgcgagagaggaaAAAAGTGTAAGTAAgcatgaaagagaaagaaagatataTTTTAAAGTCCTCCCTTCATCACTGTTCAGAGAGTTCTCTTCGGCTAAGGGTTCTCTCGTTAGAGGGTTGgatgttttttcattttaatttatttatctttttgttCCATTTGGTTTAGTTTTGGCatattttgtttgggttttttttttcagggctCCTCAGTTCTGGCtttcattttatgtattttaataatacttAAGTTAAAAGcgatttaatattttaagctcTGCAAATTATAacctaataaaatattttaaatgtcaCTGAGTCCTGGGCTTTTTGCATTATTGGATATTTATATAGAGTAACTTGCCGTTGAGAGAGTCGCTGTGGGTTTAATCACTGGCTTTATTACAAGAAGCTGCTGGAAGCTGGATTGTAGTTTGTGGAGTAACTGTTCTGGCACTGACATGGAACTCCAGTTTACCCAGATCCTCCTTTCAGTTCTTTTTAACCCCCTAttataaacttctattaccacagaatagctccaccagtttgtacagaagtccctgtagttactgggtAATACACCTAATAAGCGTTAAGGGGCTTAATCTCTGTTTTAGAGAAGGCCTGAAAGAATTAAAGTTCAAGTAAGCAataaatatttgtgtttttatattattttatctaaaaaaaaaaaaaaaaaaaatatatatatatatttataaggtAGGACAACTCGACAGGACACTGGCAAAACACCGGTCAACTGCATCTAGACCTTTATCAGTTTTGTACatggtgttatttatttatgtgtattttgttgccattgtttgtgtgtgtgtgtgtgtgtgtgtgtgtgtgtgtgtgtgttcaggtgttattttaattttcttagcaacattagccagTCCTGCTAGCTGACTAGGCAAGTTTGCAACAGGAAACATTAAAGAAAGGCACAGGAGACTTCCTGAGGAAGGGAAACTAACCCAACAGCAGTTTGGCTGAGTGTTGTTCCACACCCCTTTGCTCATCATCAGCCAAGTTCTTCACCATgatgctgagctcagagcaaagTGGACAATTAATGTTTGCAGGGAGAAATTCACCATCACTGAGCGCTGCGATGTGTGTAGCAGACCTTTCTCTCCGGAACTCATCATAAAACACCAAGCAGACGACGTCTAAGATTGTAATTGGTTCATCTCTAATTAACAACCACCCGATAATAATCCACTCATACTAAATCCAAAAAGTACAAGAACTGATTAACTCAAAGCTTAGTTTACAATTTATTAATGGTTCTAAATCTTCTCTGTTGtggtttattataatattaagtaTAAACAGTTTCTTTACAAGCAATTTACAGACCATAGAAAACCCTGCCCCTCCCCCTTCTTCACATCCTGCTCACTTGTCTGCTCGGACAAACGAGGAGAAGACACTGTCCTTCTGCTCCAGCAGGACGTCCGGCCCAGCATACTCCAGAATGGCTCCGTGTTTCATCACGATGACCACGTCCGAGGCTAGGATTGTATGAACACGGTGCTGGAAGAGAAGTCAGAGTTCAGTCAGTGAGGGATCTCCAGAAAGCATTATtatggcctttttttttaagtcctaatgaagctctaattacaaGCTCACTACATATCTTGCAGTGAAGTACTTAGAGTGGACCCTCAGGATTTCAGGTTTCGGgttaaataatgttaaatgaAATTCATGGCCCAGTATCATGAACCATGTATCCTGCAGATGAGCACAACGGGTCATGCATAAAGGGGCCAAGTAAGTCATGGAAACATCACATTAAATGCCACCTAAAATGTACTTTGCTCTTTGAAAGTTTACAATTACTGACCATAGCTGCAGTTTTTCAGCCCCATCCATGAACAGAACTTCCTTTGACCAGATATTGAATTCATGTCTTGAATGAATGATCATTAggttaaagaaaacaaaaacataatctTATTAATTTGTACTTTTAAATAATAGTAATCTTTGActttctttaaataataatgattcTTTTCTTAATGAGTTACAGGCAACAAGTAAACAATTAATTTTAACATTTGGACTTTGGACACTTTGTAccttttaaatgattattttctCAAAATCATTATTTACTGATTGgaacagttttttttgtttgtttgtggtttttttttttttttttttttttacatatgaccttttaaataatgtattttttatattgacATTACATTCAGTTTTTCTAGAACTTACACTTTTTAATTTTACCTTTGAAAACAGTTGTTTCCTTAACATTCTGTCTTggtaattttttaaataatgattacTTTCTCAGAGACTTTGCACCTATAAAATAAcctataaataattaaatgtattataaattataataaataaataaataaatgtacaaaaaaattCTACCACTGATCTGGTAACTTTAAAGTTTATTTTCTCCAGAAACTTTTACaagtattttaattattaaaaaaataatttaaaaatgtatcaaaATATTACAAACCTAAAACGCAAACAAAAAATGCCAGAAactctgtaaacactgtaaagaaaAGCTGATACAATGTTTTTGCGTGATTATATGAAATACATTTGTTAGTTCACttttgctggtgtacagttcaAGACTGTATCTCTTGCTATTGGTggataaatgtaatgta is a window from the Salminus brasiliensis chromosome 13, fSalBra1.hap2, whole genome shotgun sequence genome containing:
- the mob2b gene encoding MOB kinase activator 2b isoform X1 is translated as MVGDHTMPGDSTLNQRTAKNGLSCKMVLQAVGKVLRKSKGKPNGKKPPTEEKKQYLEADYTKVRVVDFDLKELVVLPPEIDLNEWLASNTTTFFNLINLQYSTVSEFCTGDTCPLMSACNTTYYWYDEKGKKTKCTAPQYIDFVMSSVQKLVTDEDIFPTKYGKEFPNAFDSLVKKICRYLFHVLAHIYWSHYKETVAMDLHGHLNTLYTHFIVFIREFNLMDPKETSIMDDLTEALCTPLPPTPQNHVTER
- the mob2b gene encoding MOB kinase activator 2b isoform X3 codes for the protein MDWLMGKSKGKPNGKKPPTEEKKQYLEADYTKVRVVDFDLKELVVLPPEIDLNEWLASNTTTFFNLINLQYSTVSEFCTGDTCPLMSACNTTYYWYDEKGKKTKCTAPQYIDFVMSSVQKLVTDEDIFPTKYGKEFPNAFDSLVKKICRYLFHVLAHIYWSHYKETVAMDLHGHLNTLYTHFIVFIREFNLMDPKETSIMDDLTEALCTPLPPTPQNHVTER
- the mob2b gene encoding MOB kinase activator 2b isoform X2 codes for the protein MAEAEGDAALEESSLEPPRGLLSTLFHRKSKGKPNGKKPPTEEKKQYLEADYTKVRVVDFDLKELVVLPPEIDLNEWLASNTTTFFNLINLQYSTVSEFCTGDTCPLMSACNTTYYWYDEKGKKTKCTAPQYIDFVMSSVQKLVTDEDIFPTKYGKEFPNAFDSLVKKICRYLFHVLAHIYWSHYKETVAMDLHGHLNTLYTHFIVFIREFNLMDPKETSIMDDLTEALCTPLPPTPQNHVTER